GATACCGGCCATCGTCTGGTCGCCGAAGCCATGGTTCGCCACCAGAATGGACAAAACTTTGTCATGGAAGGATCCTTTACCGCCATCCTGATGAAAGGTGCCTGGTATGTTGTCGGAATCCTGCGCGATATCACCCAGCAAAAGGAGGACCTGGCCACCCTGAAACGGGCCAAGGAAGAAGCCGAACAGGCAACCCGTCTGAAAGACAGGTTTGTTTCCCTGGTGGCACACGATCTGCGGGGGCCTTTCACCACCATCCTGGGCTTTTTGGAGTTGTTGGAAAATGATGTAAAAAATCCGTTGAGTTCCAAGCAAAAATCCTTCCTGGCCTGGGTGGTGGAAAGCAGCAAAAAAATGCTGCGCATGATTGATGAGCTTCTCAACATCAGCCGCCTGAAAACGGGCAAGATTACACCGGATCGCCGCTTTTTCGACGCCCGGTTTGCCGGGGAGAGAGCCTTGGAAAACCTGCAACCGCAGGCCATGGCCAAAAAAATTCTGCTCGCCAATCACATACCGGAAAACTACCGGGTCTATGCCGATCCCAACCTTTTTGGCGAGGTGTTGCACAATCTGATTTCCAATGCTGTCAAATTTTCCCGTCCCGGGGATCAGATCACGCTCAAGGCACCCCAGGGAGAACTCTCCTCTGTGGCCGTTGAGGATACCGGGGTGGGCATTCCCGCCAGCCGTTTGGTCAATCTGTTCAAACTGGAAGAAAAAACTTCAACCACGGGCACGGCTGGAGAACACGGGACCGGTTTTGGATTGCCGTTTGCCGACGAAATCATGCGTGCCCATGGCGGTTCCATACGGGTTGTCTCCGAGGAGAACAAGGGCAGTACTTTTTCCGTCCACCTGCCTACCGTGACGCCCAGACTCCTGGTGGTGGATGATGACCCTGACTTCCGCAAGCTTTTACTGACCTTTCTTGAAAGGATCGGGGTATCCAGCACCGAATCTTCCACGGCCAGGGATGCCATTCACAAAATCAGCCAGTACCCGTTTCACCTGGTGATTTGCGATGTCAACATGCCGGAAATGGGTGGTTTCGAAGTGCTGTCACATGTGCGCAGCAACCCCAAGACCAAAACCCTGCCCGTCATCCTCATCACCGGCGACAATTCCATGGAATCGCGGGAAAAAGCCTTCCGCATGGGGGCCGACGATTTTATCAACAAACCCATTGCCGCCAACGAATTCCTGCCCCGGGTCCGCCATTTTGTCGGTTGAGCCGGACCAGAAGTTCGCCATTTGCACTCTCGCCGCCTGCGACAGGCAAGGATGGGTTCCCTGCTAACAGAAACGGCCACCTTATTGGTGGCCGTAAGTCTTTGTTTTATTGGAGCCGCCTCTCGGAATCGAACCGAGGACCTGCTCATTACGAGTGAGCTGCTCTACCCCTGAGCTAAGGCGGCACGACGCTGGACATCCTAAGCCCCAGCCTCATTCTGGTCAAGTGTTGCTTCAGCGACCATTTGAGTGTGACTTGATCTGCGGCAAGAAAACAGGCAAACTGAGAGGGTGGAGAAGAGGCAACCATCAATCCCTTGGTGAACGGTTTCAATGAGTCAAATCACGCGCAGACCCACACCGGATAATCCCGAAGAACCCTCGATCAATCCGATTGGCATGATCGAGGAGTACGTCATTGACCAGGATTGGCATGCGGACCGGGTTGATGAGTTTGAACTCTGGACCGAAATTCCGACGCAATGGGGCAATTTTCGGCTTTGGACCACCTACCACGAAAATACGGGATTCCTCCAGTTCAACTGCTATCTGACCCTGAAGGTACCTTCCCGACTCTGGGGCCGCACTGCCGAAACCATGACCCTCATCAACGAACGCATCTGGATCGGCCATTTTGAAATCTGGAACGAAGAGATGACGCCGGTCCTCCGGGTCGTCCTGCCCATGCGGGGAGCCCCCCTGACCGAAGAACAGATTGAAGATATCATGGTCTCCATCTACCAGGATTCCGAGCGGTTTTTCCCGGCTTTGCAGTGGGTCATCTGGGGTGGCAAAAAACCCGAAGAGGCCGTGGCCACGGCCATGATCGA
Above is a window of Magnetococcales bacterium DNA encoding:
- a CDS encoding YbjN domain-containing protein, with the protein product MSQITRRPTPDNPEEPSINPIGMIEEYVIDQDWHADRVDEFELWTEIPTQWGNFRLWTTYHENTGFLQFNCYLTLKVPSRLWGRTAETMTLINERIWIGHFEIWNEEMTPVLRVVLPMRGAPLTEEQIEDIMVSIYQDSERFFPALQWVIWGGKKPEEAVATAMIETEGEA
- a CDS encoding response regulator; amino-acid sequence: MKSPLQVLIIDDNAVDSTLLRVFLRKLARWHVTTVVRQNGEDAMTWLKDNEPDLIFVDYRLEGETGTELIQQIKAAGCPAGFILFTGHEGEEAILEAWRAGADDYIHKSELSLETLSRSIYHTLHKVSASRALQEALDSLRRTKKDLEFRVLERTAQLSEAHEQLDTITSAAHDAIVMLDPGNRIIFWNPAAERIFGYSPAEILGQDFHTLLAQGELWGTLLEDIGRICREGSDTGHRLVAEAMVRHQNGQNFVMEGSFTAILMKGAWYVVGILRDITQQKEDLATLKRAKEEAEQATRLKDRFVSLVAHDLRGPFTTILGFLELLENDVKNPLSSKQKSFLAWVVESSKKMLRMIDELLNISRLKTGKITPDRRFFDARFAGERALENLQPQAMAKKILLANHIPENYRVYADPNLFGEVLHNLISNAVKFSRPGDQITLKAPQGELSSVAVEDTGVGIPASRLVNLFKLEEKTSTTGTAGEHGTGFGLPFADEIMRAHGGSIRVVSEENKGSTFSVHLPTVTPRLLVVDDDPDFRKLLLTFLERIGVSSTESSTARDAIHKISQYPFHLVICDVNMPEMGGFEVLSHVRSNPKTKTLPVILITGDNSMESREKAFRMGADDFINKPIAANEFLPRVRHFVG